One region of Hoeflea sp. 108 genomic DNA includes:
- a CDS encoding ABC transporter ATP-binding protein, protein MAGETILSVKDLRVRFRTLDGAVEAVKGINLNVGAGEAVAVVGESGSGKSQTMMAAMNLLASNGEATGAVEYRGKNLLGLPKSELNKIRGRKISMIFQEPMTSLDPLYTIGNQLMEPIRRHQGLDARAARAEALRLLELVKIPDPERRLRSYPHEMSGGQRQRVMIAMALANNPDILIADEPTTALDVTIQAQILVLLAELQRKLGMAIVFITHDLGIVRRFADRVYVMRSGEVVEEGQADELFANPQHDYTKMLLAAEPTGRKAPPPDDAPILLEGRNVEVEFKIGGGFLSGPPMLLKAVDRISVSLKRCQTIGIVGESGSGKSTLGRALLRLLPSEGTIRFGSNDLSKAGRSEMRPLRRELQLVFQDPFGSLSPRMTVGQIITEGLLVHEPSLSARDRDARAVEALREVGLDPAARNRYPHEFSGGQRQRIAIARAMILKPKVVVLDEPTSALDRSVQKQIVDLLRKLQADHDLSYLFISHDLAVVRAMSDYIIVMKQGKIVEEGLTEAIFGDPREAYTKTLMAAAIDETKFRQVV, encoded by the coding sequence ATGGCTGGAGAAACAATCCTTTCGGTAAAGGACCTGCGCGTCCGCTTCCGCACGCTTGATGGCGCGGTGGAAGCGGTCAAGGGCATCAACCTCAACGTCGGTGCCGGTGAGGCCGTTGCCGTTGTGGGCGAGTCCGGCTCGGGCAAGAGCCAGACGATGATGGCGGCGATGAACCTGCTCGCCTCAAACGGCGAGGCGACGGGGGCTGTGGAGTATCGTGGCAAGAACCTGCTTGGTCTGCCCAAGTCGGAACTTAACAAGATCCGCGGTCGCAAGATCAGCATGATCTTCCAGGAGCCGATGACCTCGCTCGATCCGCTCTACACGATCGGCAACCAGCTGATGGAGCCGATCCGGCGCCATCAGGGCCTCGACGCCAGGGCGGCCCGCGCCGAGGCGCTCAGGCTGCTCGAACTGGTCAAGATTCCGGATCCGGAGCGGCGCCTGAGGTCCTATCCGCACGAGATGTCGGGTGGCCAGCGCCAGCGTGTCATGATTGCCATGGCGCTTGCCAACAATCCCGACATCCTGATCGCGGACGAGCCGACGACCGCACTCGACGTCACCATCCAGGCGCAAATCCTGGTGCTGCTGGCCGAGCTGCAGCGCAAGCTCGGCATGGCCATCGTCTTCATCACCCATGACCTTGGCATCGTCCGTCGCTTCGCCGACCGGGTTTATGTCATGCGCTCGGGTGAGGTGGTGGAGGAAGGCCAGGCCGACGAGCTTTTTGCCAACCCGCAGCACGACTACACCAAGATGCTGCTGGCGGCAGAGCCGACAGGCCGGAAGGCGCCGCCGCCAGACGATGCGCCGATCCTTCTGGAAGGGCGCAACGTCGAGGTAGAGTTCAAGATCGGTGGCGGCTTCCTCTCCGGTCCGCCAATGCTGCTCAAGGCGGTCGACCGTATCTCGGTATCACTGAAGCGATGCCAGACCATCGGCATCGTCGGCGAGTCTGGTTCGGGCAAGTCGACACTTGGCCGCGCGCTGTTGAGGCTGTTGCCGAGCGAGGGGACGATCCGCTTCGGCAGCAACGACCTGTCCAAGGCGGGTCGCAGCGAAATGCGGCCGCTGCGCCGCGAGTTGCAACTGGTCTTCCAGGACCCGTTCGGCTCGTTGTCGCCGCGTATGACGGTCGGCCAGATCATCACTGAAGGTCTGCTTGTGCACGAGCCGTCGCTTTCTGCCAGGGACCGCGACGCCCGCGCCGTCGAGGCGCTGCGCGAGGTCGGTCTGGATCCGGCGGCGCGCAATCGCTATCCGCACGAGTTCTCGGGCGGTCAGCGTCAGCGCATCGCCATTGCCCGGGCAATGATCCTGAAGCCCAAGGTGGTGGTACTGGACGAACCGACTTCGGCCTTGGACCGCTCGGTGCAGAAGCAGATCGTGGACCTGTTGCGCAAGCTGCAGGCCGACCACGACCTGTCCTACCTGTTCATCAGCCACGATCTTGCCGTCGTGCGGGCGATGTCCGACTACATCATCGTCATGAAGCAGGGAAAGATCGTCGAGGAGGGACTGACAGAGGCCATCTTTGGCGATCCGCGCGAGGCCTATACGAAGACGTTGATGGCAGCTGCCATCGACGAGACCAAGTTCCGCCAGGTGGTCTAG
- a CDS encoding TadE/TadG family type IV pilus assembly protein, with protein MNIYNYFAYKRSYRMAASPPQRFTLRLRHISRLLRPLESVSSKPFTELIEARSNRGRLLPRSRPPDPRLFFRNTSGTSAIEFAIVAPVFVLLIFGMIAYGIYFGAMHSVQQMAADAARTAIAGLDQTERKTLAQRYIDLNADGYIFIDRSKLVVNVQDSTQDSEQFVVSLRYDASQLPIWNLFPLLPLPEKTIARSSTIRVGGI; from the coding sequence ATGAATATATACAATTACTTTGCATACAAACGATCTTACAGGATGGCGGCGTCGCCACCGCAGCGTTTCACGCTTCGCCTGCGGCATATCTCGCGGCTGTTGCGCCCACTCGAATCGGTCTCTTCCAAGCCATTCACGGAACTCATCGAGGCCAGGAGCAATCGGGGCAGATTGCTGCCTCGAAGTCGACCGCCCGATCCCCGTCTCTTTTTCCGAAACACCTCCGGCACGTCGGCAATCGAATTTGCAATCGTCGCGCCGGTGTTCGTCCTGCTGATCTTCGGGATGATTGCCTACGGCATCTATTTCGGCGCCATGCACTCCGTCCAGCAGATGGCAGCCGACGCAGCCCGCACCGCAATTGCGGGTCTCGACCAGACAGAGCGCAAGACGCTTGCGCAGCGCTACATCGATCTCAATGCGGACGGCTACATCTTCATCGACAGAAGCAAGCTCGTCGTCAACGTCCAAGACAGCACCCAGGACAGCGAACAATTCGTGGTCTCGCTCCGCTACGACGCAAGCCAGCTTCCGATATGGAACCTCTTTCCGCTCCTACCGCTGCCGGAAAAGACAATCGCCCGCAGTTCAACCATTCGGGTGGGGGGTATCTGA
- a CDS encoding phosphomannomutase/phosphoglucomutase, producing the protein MNIKPVGHAAPNTFEFETKALVKPTGFREYDARWWFGHPSSSKEPELNLIGVQALGMGIGTLIRRLGAGPDIVTGHDFRSYSMSIKLALVSGMLAAGARVKDIGLALSPMAYFAQFALDTPSVAMVTASHNENGWTGVKMGAQRPLTFGPDEMSALREIVLNGDFELIGGGSYEFVPDFRKTYIDDLVGGKRITRKLKVVAACGNGTAGAFAPEALERIGCEVIPLDVELDHSFPRYNPNPEDMQMLHAIRDKVLETGADVGLGFDGDGDRCGVVDNEGNEIFADKVGVMLARDISALYPNSTFVVDVKSTGLFNTDKVLAANGAKTDYWKTGHSYLKRRVAELGAIAGFEKSGHFFFNPPIGRGYDDGIVTAIAVCQMLDRSPGKSMADLYRDLPLTYGTPTMSPHCDDELKYGVVDKVVADFEAMKRNGETFAGQKIVDLITVNGVRVVAEDGTWGLVRASSNKPELVVVVESPVSSERRREMFEAVDAVLRRNPSVGAYNQTF; encoded by the coding sequence GTGAATATCAAGCCCGTGGGCCATGCAGCTCCCAATACATTCGAATTCGAGACCAAAGCCTTGGTCAAGCCGACGGGATTTCGCGAATATGATGCCCGTTGGTGGTTCGGGCATCCGAGTTCAAGCAAGGAGCCGGAGCTCAATCTGATTGGCGTGCAGGCGCTGGGCATGGGCATCGGTACGCTGATTCGTCGCTTGGGCGCTGGCCCGGACATCGTCACCGGCCACGATTTCCGCTCCTACTCTATGTCGATCAAGCTGGCGCTCGTCTCGGGCATGCTGGCTGCGGGCGCGCGGGTGAAGGACATCGGCTTGGCATTGTCGCCGATGGCCTACTTCGCCCAGTTTGCGCTCGATACGCCGTCGGTCGCCATGGTGACTGCCTCGCACAACGAGAACGGCTGGACCGGCGTGAAGATGGGCGCGCAGCGGCCATTGACCTTCGGCCCGGACGAGATGTCTGCGCTCAGGGAAATTGTGCTCAACGGCGATTTCGAGCTGATCGGCGGCGGCTCCTACGAGTTCGTGCCGGATTTCCGCAAGACCTACATCGACGACCTGGTGGGCGGCAAACGGATCACCCGGAAGCTGAAGGTTGTCGCCGCTTGCGGCAACGGCACGGCGGGTGCGTTTGCACCCGAGGCACTCGAACGCATCGGCTGCGAGGTCATCCCGCTCGATGTCGAGCTCGACCATTCGTTCCCACGCTACAACCCCAACCCCGAGGACATGCAGATGCTGCATGCGATCAGGGACAAGGTGCTGGAGACGGGCGCTGATGTCGGGCTTGGTTTCGATGGTGACGGCGATCGCTGCGGCGTTGTCGACAACGAGGGCAACGAGATCTTCGCCGACAAGGTTGGCGTCATGCTCGCGCGCGACATCTCGGCGCTCTATCCAAACTCGACCTTCGTCGTCGACGTGAAGTCCACGGGCCTGTTCAACACCGACAAGGTGCTGGCCGCCAATGGTGCGAAGACCGACTATTGGAAGACTGGCCATTCCTATCTCAAGCGCCGCGTTGCCGAACTTGGCGCGATCGCCGGCTTCGAGAAATCAGGTCACTTCTTCTTCAACCCGCCAATCGGCCGCGGCTATGACGACGGCATCGTCACGGCGATCGCCGTGTGCCAGATGCTCGATCGCAGCCCCGGCAAGTCGATGGCCGATCTCTATCGCGACCTGCCGCTGACCTATGGCACGCCGACCATGTCGCCACATTGCGATGATGAGCTGAAATACGGCGTCGTCGACAAGGTGGTTGCCGATTTCGAGGCGATGAAGCGCAATGGCGAGACCTTCGCCGGCCAGAAGATCGTCGATCTCATCACCGTCAACGGCGTTCGCGTCGTTGCAGAGGACGGCACCTGGGGGCTGGTGCGTGCTTCATCGAACAAGCCGGAACTGGTCGTGGTGGTGGAAAGCCCGGTTTCATCAGAGCGTCGGCGCGAGATGTTCGAAGCGGTAGATGCGGTGCTCCGGCGCAACCCGTCTGTCGGCGCCTACAATCAGACCTTCTGA
- a CDS encoding ABC transporter permease subunit, with protein sequence MTDTTIAAPVVGRSLWGDAWARLKANKAAMFSLFYLIAIAVVCVVGPFFVPHQYTTIYSDYVRTPPSLSAYPKPDMIETALNDVVKRMRVDLKEWKQEDERVFMTLVSTKPIDERNIRYIDRSDTFDDGKLENKSADGLSMVVSASIKQQYFFFGTDNVGRDQLSRTLMAGRISLAIGLLAGFVAVVIGVVYGATAGFMGGKTDEVMMRIVDVLYSLPFIFFVIMLVVFFGRNFVLMFLAVGAVLWLDMARIVRGQALSIRRQEYVQAAEALGVRSRGIVQRHVIPNLLGPVVIYMTLLVPQVIILESFLSFLGLGVQEPMTSWGVLISVGAKNIGTANWLLLFPAFFLVSTLFALNFIGDGLRDALDPKDR encoded by the coding sequence ATGACTGATACAACTATCGCGGCGCCCGTCGTCGGGCGCTCGCTTTGGGGCGATGCGTGGGCACGCCTCAAGGCAAACAAGGCTGCCATGTTCAGCCTGTTCTACTTGATCGCCATAGCCGTGGTTTGCGTGGTGGGCCCATTTTTCGTGCCGCACCAGTACACCACGATCTATTCGGACTATGTGCGCACGCCGCCAAGCCTGTCGGCATATCCGAAGCCGGATATGATCGAGACTGCCTTGAACGACGTGGTCAAGCGCATGCGCGTCGATCTCAAGGAATGGAAACAGGAAGACGAGCGTGTGTTCATGACGCTTGTTTCGACCAAGCCCATCGATGAGCGGAACATCCGTTACATCGACCGTTCCGACACATTCGACGACGGCAAGTTGGAGAACAAGTCGGCCGACGGCCTGTCGATGGTCGTCAGCGCTTCGATCAAGCAGCAGTATTTCTTCTTCGGCACCGACAATGTCGGCAGAGACCAGCTCTCACGCACCTTGATGGCAGGGCGTATCTCACTGGCCATCGGCTTGCTCGCCGGCTTCGTCGCAGTGGTGATTGGCGTGGTCTACGGGGCGACCGCCGGCTTCATGGGCGGCAAGACCGATGAAGTGATGATGCGCATCGTCGATGTGCTCTATTCGCTGCCCTTCATCTTCTTCGTCATCATGCTGGTCGTCTTCTTCGGGCGAAATTTCGTGCTGATGTTCCTGGCCGTGGGCGCTGTCCTATGGCTAGACATGGCGCGCATCGTGCGAGGACAGGCGCTGTCGATCCGGCGTCAAGAATATGTGCAGGCGGCCGAGGCGCTCGGTGTCCGCTCGCGGGGCATCGTCCAGCGGCACGTCATCCCCAACCTGCTCGGGCCTGTTGTCATCTACATGACACTGCTGGTTCCGCAGGTCATCATCCTCGAGAGCTTCCTGTCGTTCCTGGGCCTTGGCGTCCAGGAGCCGATGACGAGCTGGGGCGTGCTCATTTCCGTCGGCGCAAAGAACATCGGCACGGCCAACTGGCTGCTCCTGTTCCCCGCGTTTTTCCTTGTCTCGACGCTGTTCGCGCTGAATTTCATCGGCGACGGACTTCGCGATGCGCTCGATCCGAAGGACAGGTGA
- a CDS encoding TadG family pilus assembly protein, which translates to MRFVEKLRGFRRSTKGNFATMFALCLPIGLAAAAFAVDEGSLYVERREAQSLTDLAAIYGAANISKADLAVLKVFSNNGQSGVSLTTNFGVLPTMAGYTQVRVEKGRYTPDPTIEAGKRFVVDATPYNAVRVTYRKDGTIYFSNLVTGQRQIVTTAVASAPAEAAFSIGSRLVSVDTQRSALLNPLLGGLLGTNLSLKAMDYNALLATDVNALQFMDALATELKVTAGTYNDLLAADATVGQIVSALSATTKNKNASVALAQLLGAKIPGTLKVPLSHFIDLGQVGKLALGHGASAFDAKVGLMEIIGAAAAIANGKNQVAADINTGIPGLVAVKLNLAVGEPPQGGTWFAIGEPGKIIRTAQTRLQIEATVGGAGGLLGGVLGATVKLPLYVEVAYAEGQLKSVSCPTGKPASAVVTVAAKPGIAEVWLGEINPADLRIFTKEPVVRPAELVNVNAVGLIKVEVSGSANVDIGNTTPKTLTFNKTEVDNRTIKSVSTSNLAQSLTASLIGGLTLKADVSVLGLGIGILLPSEAAVKTAVTNLLSGVTAPVDNLVFSVLTLLGVKVGEADIRVHGVSCGRSVLVL; encoded by the coding sequence ATGCGTTTCGTGGAAAAACTTCGCGGCTTCCGCCGGTCGACCAAGGGCAACTTCGCGACAATGTTCGCGCTGTGCCTGCCCATCGGCCTCGCCGCTGCGGCATTCGCGGTCGACGAAGGCTCGCTCTATGTCGAGCGCCGCGAGGCTCAATCGCTTACCGACCTGGCCGCCATTTACGGCGCAGCCAACATCTCCAAGGCCGATCTTGCCGTGCTGAAGGTGTTCAGCAACAACGGGCAGAGCGGTGTCAGCCTGACGACGAATTTCGGCGTCCTGCCGACGATGGCAGGCTACACGCAGGTAAGGGTCGAAAAGGGTCGATACACACCGGACCCGACGATCGAGGCAGGCAAACGGTTCGTCGTCGATGCAACGCCCTACAATGCGGTTCGCGTTACATATCGCAAGGACGGCACGATCTACTTCTCCAACCTCGTCACCGGCCAGCGCCAGATCGTGACCACTGCCGTCGCCAGCGCCCCCGCGGAAGCGGCATTCTCCATAGGCTCGCGCCTTGTCAGCGTCGACACACAGCGGAGCGCTCTGCTCAATCCGCTTCTGGGTGGACTGTTGGGAACCAATCTCTCGCTCAAGGCGATGGACTACAACGCCCTGCTGGCAACCGACGTGAACGCCCTGCAGTTCATGGATGCTCTGGCGACAGAGCTCAAGGTGACCGCCGGCACCTATAATGACCTGTTGGCAGCGGACGCGACTGTCGGGCAGATCGTGTCGGCATTGTCAGCGACGACCAAAAACAAGAATGCCAGCGTGGCGTTGGCTCAACTGCTGGGCGCAAAGATTCCAGGCACCCTGAAAGTCCCGCTGTCGCACTTCATCGACCTTGGCCAGGTCGGCAAGCTCGCTCTGGGGCATGGCGCTTCGGCTTTCGACGCCAAGGTTGGCTTGATGGAAATCATCGGGGCCGCCGCAGCCATCGCAAACGGCAAGAACCAGGTGGCTGCGGATATCAATACCGGCATTCCCGGCCTGGTAGCAGTCAAGCTCAATCTGGCGGTCGGCGAGCCCCCACAGGGCGGCACCTGGTTCGCGATAGGCGAGCCCGGCAAGATCATCCGAACTGCCCAGACGCGACTGCAGATAGAAGCCACGGTCGGTGGTGCCGGCGGTTTGCTCGGCGGCGTTCTCGGCGCCACCGTCAAACTGCCCCTGTATGTCGAGGTCGCCTACGCGGAGGGCCAGCTCAAGAGCGTTTCTTGTCCCACCGGCAAGCCGGCCAGCGCTGTTGTGACGGTAGCGGCAAAGCCCGGTATCGCCGAAGTCTGGCTTGGCGAAATCAACCCGGCCGACCTCAGGATTTTCACCAAAGAACCGGTAGTCAGACCGGCGGAACTGGTCAACGTCAACGCAGTCGGATTGATCAAGGTCGAGGTCAGCGGCAGCGCCAATGTCGACATAGGCAACACCACCCCCAAGACCCTGACGTTCAACAAAACCGAAGTCGACAACCGGACCATCAAGTCGGTTTCCACCTCCAACCTCGCCCAGTCGCTGACAGCTTCGTTGATAGGGGGACTGACGCTCAAGGCCGACGTTAGCGTCCTGGGCTTGGGCATCGGCATACTTTTGCCGTCGGAAGCAGCCGTGAAGACGGCCGTCACGAACCTGCTGTCAGGCGTTACCGCACCCGTCGACAATCTGGTCTTCAGCGTACTTACCTTGCTGGGCGTAAAGGTCGGCGAAGCAGATATCCGTGTTCACGGCGTCTCGTGCGGACGTTCCGTCCTCGTGCTTTGA
- a CDS encoding ABC transporter permease subunit, with protein sequence MFLYVFRRLLTAIPTMFVIVTLAFFLIRVAPGGPFNQERGLSPEIKANLEAQFGLNDPLWLQYGNYLKNLLHGNFGPSYNLPDFTVTELFAKGLPISIQLGASALVLALMIGTVLGVIAALNQNKLGDYSVIAVATAGSTIPTFVVAPVIQLLFGLTWMLLPIGGWGDGALINKIGPIITLSLPQIAIVARLMRGSMIESLRSNHIRTARALGLSDWSVVVKHALRGAILPIVSYAGPAAAALLTGSIIVETIFAIPGIGRYFVDAALNRDYTLVMGTVVVIALFTILFNLIVDVLYAFFDPRVRYD encoded by the coding sequence ATGTTTCTATATGTATTCCGGCGGCTATTGACCGCCATTCCGACGATGTTCGTCATCGTCACGCTGGCCTTTTTCCTGATCCGTGTCGCGCCAGGCGGCCCCTTCAACCAGGAACGTGGCCTCAGCCCCGAAATCAAAGCAAACCTTGAAGCGCAGTTCGGTCTCAACGACCCGCTCTGGCTTCAGTATGGCAACTACCTGAAGAACCTGCTGCACGGCAATTTCGGCCCGAGCTACAACCTGCCCGACTTCACGGTCACAGAGCTGTTTGCCAAGGGTCTTCCGATCTCCATCCAGCTTGGCGCTTCGGCTCTGGTTCTGGCGCTGATGATCGGCACCGTGCTCGGCGTGATCGCCGCGCTCAACCAGAACAAGCTTGGCGACTATTCGGTCATTGCAGTGGCGACGGCCGGTAGCACCATCCCTACCTTTGTCGTGGCTCCCGTCATTCAGCTGCTGTTCGGACTGACCTGGATGCTGTTGCCGATCGGTGGCTGGGGTGATGGTGCGTTGATCAACAAGATCGGCCCGATCATCACGCTGTCATTGCCGCAGATTGCCATCGTCGCCCGTCTGATGCGTGGTTCGATGATCGAGTCCCTGCGCTCCAATCACATCCGCACCGCAAGGGCCCTTGGCCTTTCCGACTGGTCGGTCGTGGTCAAGCATGCATTGCGCGGCGCTATCCTTCCCATCGTGTCCTATGCCGGACCGGCGGCAGCGGCATTGCTGACCGGGTCGATCATCGTCGAGACGATCTTCGCCATTCCCGGCATTGGCCGCTACTTCGTCGATGCGGCGCTCAACCGCGACTACACGCTCGTCATGGGCACGGTCGTCGTGATCGCCCTGTTTACGATCTTGTTCAACCTGATCGTCGACGTCCTCTACGCCTTCTTCGATCCGAGGGTGCGCTATGACTGA